From a region of the Candidatus Methanoperedens sp. genome:
- the nifS gene encoding cysteine desulfurase NifS, with product MASQVYMDHSSTTAVDPLVREAMLPYFSEKFGNPSSLYSIGREARRAIEEARQKVADLIGAKKEEIIFTGSGTESDNLAIKGLAFKNRKKGDHIITSSIEHHAVLHTCKYLEAQGFKITYLPVSRDGLVNPADVEKAITPATILITIMHANNEIGTIQPIEEIGKIAREKNIPFHTDAVQTAGKIPVNVDALGVSLLSMSAHKIYGPKGVGVLYIRKGTLIEAQLHGGGHERNLRSSTENVPGIVGFGKACELAKQRLPDEMKIAALRDRLIKGILEIKESYLNGHPTRRLPNNANFRFSYIEGESMILNLDMKGVSASTGSACSSTSLEPSHVLLAIGLKPEEAHGSLRLTLGHENMQEDVDYVVSVLPEIVNKFRMMSPLAR from the coding sequence ATGGCAAGTCAAGTTTATATGGATCACAGCTCAACGACCGCTGTTGATCCTTTGGTCAGGGAAGCCATGCTTCCATATTTTTCAGAAAAATTCGGCAATCCCTCAAGTTTATACAGCATCGGAAGGGAGGCAAGAAGGGCAATAGAGGAAGCAAGGCAGAAAGTCGCGGATCTTATAGGCGCAAAGAAAGAGGAGATTATATTCACAGGCAGCGGCACCGAATCAGACAACCTTGCTATAAAAGGGCTCGCATTCAAGAACAGGAAAAAGGGTGACCACATCATCACAAGCTCGATAGAGCACCACGCTGTTCTGCACACCTGCAAATACCTTGAAGCGCAGGGATTCAAGATCACCTATCTTCCGGTGAGCAGGGATGGGCTTGTGAATCCTGCGGATGTTGAGAAAGCAATAACGCCGGCGACGATATTGATAACAATCATGCATGCCAATAACGAGATCGGAACAATCCAGCCAATAGAGGAGATTGGAAAAATTGCAAGAGAAAAGAACATTCCTTTTCATACAGATGCAGTCCAGACAGCAGGAAAAATTCCCGTGAATGTGGATGCCCTCGGCGTCTCCCTTCTCTCCATGAGCGCCCATAAAATATACGGACCAAAAGGCGTAGGTGTGCTTTATATCAGGAAGGGGACTTTAATAGAAGCCCAGTTGCACGGCGGGGGGCATGAGAGAAACCTGCGCTCAAGCACAGAAAATGTACCTGGGATTGTGGGATTTGGAAAAGCCTGCGAACTTGCAAAGCAGCGCCTCCCCGATGAAATGAAAATAGCAGCACTGCGAGACAGGCTTATCAAAGGAATCCTTGAAATCAAGGAATCTTATCTCAACGGGCATCCAACAAGACGCCTTCCCAATAATGCAAATTTCAGGTTCAGCTACATAGAAGGCGAATCCATGATATTGAACCTCGATATGAAAGGCGTCTCGGCTTCAACGGGCTCAGCATGTTCATCCACTTCCCTTGAGCCATCGCATGTGCTTCTGGCAATAGGTTTAAAGCCTGAAGAAGCGCACGGTTCTCTCAGATTGACCCTCGGGCATGAAAATATGCAGGAGGATGTGGATTACGTGGTTTCGGTACTGCCTGAAATCGTGAACAAGTTCAGGATGATGTCTCCCTTAGCGAGGTAA
- a CDS encoding 2-oxoacid:acceptor oxidoreductase subunit alpha — MEKNRLTWKIGGKAGEGIMATGIIFSQSCSRGGLHVFDINEYPSLIKGGHNTVQVRVEDREIFSQVKGVDVLIALNKETIFLHKDEITTGGGIIYDSAEIIERKELREDIRLYPVPFGGIIKEIGAQPIMKNNLALGASIALIDYDFEILASVIRDMFQRKGDKIINENISAAKAGFDYVKKNFPDDFNCKLETIGKPGRMLLTGNDAICMGAIKAGCKFYSAYPMTPASSILHFMAAQERRFNIVVKHTEDEISAINMAIGAGFAGVRAMCGTSGGGFCLMSEGYGLAGMIEIPVVIIMAMRPGPSTGMPTWSEQGDFKFVLSASQGDFPRPVLVPGNNEECFYLTAEAFNIAEKYQTPVIVLTDKYLAESHKTTEKFDAGRITIDRGLYAQSSELAASPEATFFKRYKFTENGISPRTIPGTKKGLYTATSDDHDEEGNISEEIEDRINMMQKRMRKLDALAKELKHPDLIGPKDATVTIIAAGSTKGPIKEAMMLLEKEGVKSNYLQILYLNPFPSEKVSKVIDSAKKTVVVENNFTGQLADIIREKTGKSVDKKILKYDGRPFYPEEIHSAIKEVVSHG, encoded by the coding sequence ATGGAAAAAAACAGATTGACATGGAAAATCGGCGGAAAAGCTGGAGAGGGCATCATGGCAACCGGCATTATTTTCTCCCAGTCATGCTCACGCGGGGGTTTGCATGTATTCGACATCAATGAATATCCTTCTCTAATAAAAGGCGGGCATAATACGGTGCAGGTGAGAGTGGAAGACCGGGAGATATTTTCACAGGTTAAAGGCGTTGATGTCCTGATAGCCCTCAACAAAGAAACAATATTCCTGCACAAGGATGAGATAACGACAGGGGGAGGGATAATATACGACAGCGCTGAGATTATCGAGAGGAAGGAACTCAGGGAAGACATCCGCCTTTATCCAGTGCCATTCGGCGGCATCATCAAAGAAATCGGGGCGCAGCCGATAATGAAAAATAATCTTGCCCTCGGCGCATCGATTGCCCTTATTGATTACGATTTTGAGATTCTTGCAAGTGTTATCAGGGATATGTTCCAAAGGAAAGGGGATAAGATAATCAATGAAAACATCAGTGCAGCCAAAGCCGGTTTTGATTATGTGAAAAAGAATTTTCCAGACGATTTTAACTGTAAACTTGAGACAATAGGAAAACCCGGGCGAATGCTGCTTACAGGCAACGATGCCATCTGCATGGGCGCAATCAAGGCAGGATGCAAGTTCTATTCCGCCTATCCCATGACACCGGCGTCTTCCATACTGCATTTCATGGCAGCACAAGAGCGGCGGTTCAATATCGTGGTGAAGCACACCGAGGATGAGATTTCAGCCATAAACATGGCAATCGGTGCGGGATTTGCGGGCGTAAGAGCTATGTGCGGCACCTCAGGGGGAGGGTTCTGCCTCATGTCCGAAGGCTACGGGCTCGCTGGAATGATCGAAATACCAGTTGTTATAATCATGGCAATGCGCCCTGGTCCAAGCACAGGTATGCCTACGTGGTCGGAGCAGGGAGACTTCAAATTCGTGCTCAGCGCCTCTCAGGGTGATTTCCCGCGCCCTGTGCTTGTGCCGGGTAATAACGAGGAATGTTTTTATCTGACTGCGGAAGCCTTCAACATCGCAGAGAAATACCAGACCCCGGTTATTGTCCTGACTGACAAGTACCTTGCAGAGAGCCACAAGACCACGGAGAAATTCGATGCAGGCAGGATAACCATAGACCGCGGACTTTATGCTCAGTCTTCGGAGCTTGCTGCGTCTCCCGAGGCAACTTTTTTTAAGAGATATAAATTCACTGAAAACGGCATATCCCCAAGAACCATCCCTGGCACGAAAAAAGGGCTCTACACAGCCACAAGCGATGATCACGATGAGGAAGGTAACATCTCAGAAGAGATAGAGGATAGGATAAACATGATGCAAAAAAGGATGAGGAAGCTGGATGCGCTTGCAAAAGAACTCAAACATCCGGATTTGATCGGACCAAAAGATGCAACAGTAACGATAATAGCCGCAGGCTCAACAAAAGGTCCCATAAAAGAGGCTATGATGCTGCTGGAAAAAGAAGGCGTAAAGTCGAATTACCTGCAGATATTATATTTAAATCCTTTCCCTTCAGAAAAAGTCTCAAAGGTAATTGATTCGGCTAAAAAGACAGTTGTAGTGGAGAATAATTTCACAGGGCAGCTTGCCGATATCATCAGGGAAAAAACAGGCAAAAGCGTGGACAAGAAAATTCTGAAATACGATGGACGTCCGTTCTATCCCGAAGAAATCCACAGCGCGATAAAGGAGGTGGTGTCGCATGGTTAG
- a CDS encoding type II toxin-antitoxin system VapC family toxin has product MERPYRIRGNSKPERKIMVARITIDSSVIVAALHEKEVKHKECKSLFEKVKNGEYLAIEPFIVLVEVVAAIKRRTGSSRLAERVKTDLCNIDSIVFMEVVSYRAHEAADIAKEIGVRGMDAIVIQIAREFNVPLVSLDSEMLERSKSIIRIKEVEDW; this is encoded by the coding sequence ATGGAAAGGCCTTACCGCATTAGAGGAAATTCAAAGCCAGAGAGAAAAATAATGGTAGCTCGTATAACTATAGATAGTTCAGTTATAGTTGCCGCTCTTCATGAAAAAGAAGTAAAACACAAAGAATGCAAGAGTTTATTTGAAAAAGTTAAGAATGGCGAATATTTAGCCATCGAGCCATTTATCGTTTTGGTAGAAGTTGTTGCTGCAATAAAAAGAAGGACAGGTTCTTCCCGTCTTGCAGAGAGAGTTAAAACTGACTTATGCAATATAGATTCAATAGTTTTTATGGAGGTTGTGTCTTATAGAGCGCATGAGGCTGCTGATATAGCAAAAGAAATTGGGGTCAGGGGAATGGATGCAATAGTCATCCAGATAGCCAGAGAGTTCAATGTGCCGCTGGTGAGTCTGGATAGTGAGATGCTTGAGCGATCAAAATCAATAATCAGGATAAAAGAAGTTGAAGATTGGTAA
- a CDS encoding ABC transporter substrate-binding protein, giving the protein MKNSWIFLFAVILIALAAGCLKAGEKAPEQPINLVRMGGQDMVQRLGTGEISGFIMWEPYPSIAITKGYGKPLLYSGDIWKEHPCCVIAYNYNWHKNTKNADEILKRVALMQLKSVDYINKAKKSDSPDHEDLINFTMEFGGLTDRKTANMSIQDVEFVYSNDIPGSATFIKQIQDFGIFDPAKWNQSGYKNSSDYANSLITNQYVDWAVQNKDANLSDVTLKEPVIIHYGYLINDIHELPFYVAWKKGWYKEVGINITLAEGTPFQNGAFEMQKGFKAGTVDIGSLGIPPVIIHRINSNDFTIDDARVGVIAGMNDEGSVIVVANNITSLKDLRGKTVGFPGPGTIQHVLFLMAADKEGLKVSY; this is encoded by the coding sequence ATGAAAAATTCGTGGATATTCTTATTTGCAGTAATTCTGATTGCACTTGCGGCAGGCTGCTTAAAAGCCGGTGAAAAAGCCCCCGAGCAACCCATTAATCTTGTGAGAATGGGCGGGCAGGATATGGTGCAGCGATTGGGGACTGGTGAGATTTCAGGCTTCATAATGTGGGAGCCCTATCCATCAATCGCCATAACTAAAGGATACGGCAAACCACTGTTATACTCAGGTGATATCTGGAAAGAACATCCATGCTGCGTAATCGCATACAATTACAACTGGCATAAGAACACGAAGAATGCTGATGAAATACTCAAACGCGTAGCACTTATGCAGCTAAAATCAGTAGATTATATCAATAAGGCAAAGAAGAGCGACTCGCCAGACCATGAAGACCTGATAAACTTTACAATGGAATTCGGAGGTCTCACAGACCGGAAAACTGCGAACATGAGTATTCAAGACGTTGAATTCGTATACAGCAATGATATTCCAGGGTCGGCGACTTTTATCAAGCAGATACAGGATTTTGGTATCTTCGACCCTGCAAAATGGAATCAATCGGGGTATAAGAACTCCTCGGATTATGCAAACTCACTGATAACCAACCAGTATGTTGATTGGGCTGTGCAGAATAAGGATGCCAACCTCAGCGATGTAACACTGAAGGAACCTGTAATTATCCACTACGGCTACCTTATCAATGACATCCATGAGCTTCCTTTCTATGTGGCATGGAAAAAGGGCTGGTATAAGGAAGTCGGAATAAACATCACCTTAGCCGAAGGTACTCCCTTCCAGAACGGTGCATTCGAAATGCAGAAAGGTTTCAAAGCAGGCACCGTGGACATTGGAAGTCTCGGCATCCCTCCTGTGATCATCCACAGGATAAACAGCAATGATTTCACCATAGATGATGCGCGTGTTGGAGTGATAGCTGGCATGAACGACGAGGGTTCTGTTATCGTGGTCGCCAATAACATAACCTCTCTGAAAGACTTAAGGGGCAAGACCGTTGGATTCCCGGGACCTGGAACAATCCAGCATGTGCTTTTCCTTATGGCTGCGGATAAAGAAGGACTGAAGGTCAGCTACTGA
- a CDS encoding translation initiation factor IF-2 subunit beta — protein sequence MNDYLANLDRAQKQLPEIKGSGERFVVPEPKLLTEGKTTVLENFAGIADRLNREPEHIFKFLLRELGTAGKIDGSRAIFQKRFTTDAISELINAYVKEYVICSECGRPDTHLIKSERILTLRCDACGAHRPVTKRRAVVIKEEALTEGESYEVRIDAVGSKGDGIAKKDKYTIYVPNAAKGDVVKIKIKKITGNLAFAEFLEKIS from the coding sequence ATGAACGACTACCTTGCAAACCTTGACAGGGCACAGAAACAATTGCCTGAAATCAAAGGTTCAGGAGAGCGATTCGTTGTACCTGAGCCGAAATTGCTCACAGAGGGAAAAACAACCGTACTTGAAAATTTTGCCGGCATAGCCGACAGATTAAATCGCGAACCTGAGCATATCTTCAAATTCCTCCTGCGGGAATTGGGTACGGCAGGTAAAATAGACGGCTCAAGGGCGATATTCCAGAAAAGATTCACCACAGACGCCATTTCTGAACTCATTAATGCCTATGTCAAGGAATATGTAATATGCTCGGAATGCGGACGTCCTGATACCCATCTGATTAAAAGCGAGAGGATTCTGACCCTGCGGTGCGATGCATGCGGTGCGCACAGACCTGTAACAAAGCGCCGTGCAGTTGTCATAAAAGAAGAAGCGCTGACGGAAGGTGAATCCTACGAGGTCAGGATAGATGCCGTTGGAAGTAAAGGAGACGGGATTGCTAAGAAAGATAAATATACAATTTATGTGCCGAATGCTGCTAAAGGTGATGTAGTTAAAATAAAAATCAAAAAAATTACAGGTAATCTGGCTTTTGCTGAATTTTTGGAGAAAATCTCTTAA
- a CDS encoding type II toxin-antitoxin system HicB family antitoxin, whose protein sequence is MPTLTAYIEKDPETGLYVAIVPGIPGAHTQAVTLDELQENLKEVLELCLEELEPETKQHLPQFVGIQQVEVGA, encoded by the coding sequence ATGCCCACACTAACCGCATACATCGAAAAAGATCCGGAAACAGGCTTATATGTGGCTATAGTTCCTGGAATTCCCGGCGCCCATACTCAGGCAGTGACTCTCGATGAGCTTCAGGAGAACCTGAAAGAGGTTCTTGAGCTATGCCTTGAAGAACTGGAGCCTGAGACCAAACAACATTTACCTCAATTTGTCGGAATACAGCAAGTTGAGGTGGGTGCTTGA
- a CDS encoding ABC transporter permease — translation MKAGYVRKGLLINILSLIGFVLLWHVLVILARNDIFNIPFMRLRDVPTPLETWDALSGSLFTRLYGPALTYGIVDHTKASLMRVLQGGIVAFIIGVPVGIAVGYSRIIGSILNPVIEIVRNMPPMAWIPLAIFILITGGSIFIVFIGMVFPIILNTIYGVKSTDSRLIDAAKTLGASESQTVAKVVVPSAFPSIIAGLRIGLGVGWMAIVAAEMVIRSPVGLGYFIWNMGDLGRYAEMVAGMIVIGVIGYIMNISILLLQKRFVKWED, via the coding sequence ATGAAAGCCGGTTATGTGAGAAAAGGATTACTCATCAATATCCTTTCTCTAATCGGTTTTGTGCTATTATGGCACGTTCTGGTGATACTGGCAAGGAATGATATTTTCAATATCCCTTTCATGCGATTGAGGGATGTTCCCACGCCGCTTGAGACATGGGATGCGCTTTCGGGTTCGCTGTTCACCCGTCTTTACGGCCCTGCGCTTACCTACGGAATCGTCGATCATACAAAAGCAAGCCTTATGCGTGTCCTGCAGGGTGGCATTGTTGCATTTATCATAGGAGTGCCTGTGGGTATCGCTGTGGGATATTCACGGATAATCGGCAGTATCCTCAACCCTGTTATCGAAATCGTGCGAAACATGCCTCCCATGGCATGGATACCGCTTGCCATATTCATCCTTATCACCGGAGGCTCGATATTCATTGTGTTTATCGGCATGGTTTTTCCCATTATTCTGAACACAATCTACGGGGTAAAATCCACAGACTCTCGTTTAATCGACGCAGCAAAGACACTCGGCGCCTCTGAATCACAGACAGTGGCGAAGGTGGTTGTACCTTCGGCTTTTCCTTCCATAATAGCGGGTCTGCGAATCGGATTGGGAGTGGGCTGGATGGCGATAGTCGCAGCCGAGATGGTTATCAGGAGCCCTGTGGGTTTAGGTTATTTTATCTGGAACATGGGCGACCTCGGGCGGTATGCCGAAATGGTGGCTGGCATGATAGTGATAGGGGTCATCGGGTACATAATGAATATCAGCATACTTCTTTTGCAAAAGAGGTTCGTAAAATGGGAAGATTAG
- the nifU gene encoding Fe-S cluster assembly scaffold protein NifU: protein MTDGYSEKVMEHFANPRNVGEIKDADGIGKVGNPVCGDLMWIYIKVKDDRLEDVKFKTFGCGAAIATSSMITEMAKGKTLEEALKINRNDVADALEGLPPIKMHCSNLAADGLHAAIKDYLEKTGKKMELPKIETEDEHHG, encoded by the coding sequence ATGACAGATGGTTACAGCGAAAAAGTGATGGAGCATTTTGCCAACCCGAGAAATGTTGGCGAGATAAAGGATGCAGACGGGATTGGAAAAGTAGGTAATCCTGTGTGCGGCGATCTGATGTGGATTTACATAAAAGTGAAGGATGACAGGCTCGAGGATGTCAAGTTCAAGACATTCGGCTGCGGCGCTGCCATTGCCACGAGCAGCATGATTACCGAGATGGCGAAGGGCAAGACTCTTGAGGAGGCGCTTAAAATCAACAGAAATGACGTTGCAGATGCGCTCGAAGGACTTCCTCCTATAAAGATGCACTGCTCCAACCTCGCTGCCGATGGACTGCATGCAGCAATAAAGGATTATCTTGAAAAAACCGGGAAGAAGATGGAGCTTCCGAAAATAGAAACCGAAGATGAACACCACGGATGA
- a CDS encoding type II toxin-antitoxin system HicA family toxin, protein MSGLRIIDARKMEKLLLKLGFQKVRQKGSHVFYRHPDGRTTSVPHHPGRDLARPLIKEILREIELSVDEYNEYLKKL, encoded by the coding sequence TTGAGCGGGCTTCGGATAATTGATGCCAGAAAAATGGAGAAGTTGCTGCTTAAACTGGGTTTTCAGAAGGTGCGCCAGAAAGGAAGTCATGTGTTTTACAGGCATCCAGATGGAAGAACCACCAGCGTACCGCATCATCCCGGAAGAGATTTAGCACGTCCATTAATAAAAGAAATTTTAAGGGAGATAGAACTTAGTGTTGATGAATACAATGAGTATTTGAAAAAATTGTGA
- a CDS encoding thiamine pyrophosphate-dependent enzyme: MVRMIDINTIGKPNWCPGCGDFGILLALKGAVVELNIEPENIVIVSGIGCSGKVPHWIRTYGLHGIHGRALPVAAATKLSNHELTVFAVGGDGDGYGIGMCHFIHAMRRNIDMTYIVHNNMIYGLTTGQVSPTSEKGMKTKSTPSGVIEVPVNPIALAISTGATFVARSFAGDVKHLQKTIVNAVKHRGFSLVDVFQPCVSFNFVNTYDWYKQRIYDLETVGHNPEDRMAAFVKSQEWGEKIPIGVFYKVLSPTYEDELPQIKEMPLVKQGIDKVDISGLMEDFV; this comes from the coding sequence ATGGTTAGGATGATTGATATCAATACGATAGGTAAGCCCAACTGGTGCCCCGGATGCGGGGATTTCGGCATTCTCCTTGCACTGAAAGGGGCAGTCGTTGAGCTCAATATCGAGCCTGAGAATATCGTTATAGTCTCCGGCATCGGATGCTCTGGCAAGGTGCCCCACTGGATAAGAACATACGGCTTGCACGGCATCCACGGAAGGGCTTTGCCAGTGGCAGCAGCCACCAAACTCTCCAATCATGAACTTACCGTGTTCGCGGTAGGGGGGGACGGCGACGGCTACGGCATCGGCATGTGCCATTTCATACATGCGATGCGAAGGAACATTGATATGACGTATATCGTGCACAACAACATGATATACGGGCTTACCACTGGTCAGGTCTCTCCAACGAGCGAGAAGGGAATGAAGACCAAGTCAACGCCTTCTGGCGTAATAGAAGTGCCTGTGAACCCGATTGCTCTTGCGATATCTACGGGCGCTACGTTCGTGGCGCGTAGTTTTGCGGGTGATGTGAAGCATCTCCAGAAGACCATCGTAAACGCAGTGAAGCACAGGGGTTTCTCGCTCGTGGATGTGTTCCAGCCATGCGTTTCGTTTAACTTTGTCAATACATACGACTGGTACAAGCAGAGGATATACGATCTGGAAACCGTGGGGCACAATCCTGAGGATAGGATGGCTGCTTTCGTGAAGTCGCAGGAATGGGGCGAGAAAATACCTATCGGCGTGTTTTATAAGGTGCTTTCGCCCACGTATGAGGATGAACTGCCGCAGATAAAGGAGATGCCGCTTGTGAAGCAGGGGATTGATAAGGTGGATATAAGCGGGCTTATGGAGGATTTTGTGTGA
- a CDS encoding isoprenylcysteine carboxylmethyltransferase family protein translates to MVVTYHIIALKYRKSIGFSGFTPISKVFWVSLHVFIVSTNIILYFWLISKDFNPVHFLLRASGILLFALGLFIIFWGMYSLRKAVFVPGNKLAAAGPFKYVRHPMYLGGVIGALGLALFAGSLLGAVYSFVLALVLSHIADAEEEELRARFGEEYVGYVGKVPKLLPRVRRNKMQ, encoded by the coding sequence ATGGTTGTCACCTACCACATAATAGCGCTCAAATACAGAAAGTCAATAGGATTTTCCGGCTTCACCCCAATCTCAAAGGTATTCTGGGTTTCGCTTCATGTTTTCATCGTTTCAACTAATATAATTCTTTATTTTTGGCTTATTTCAAAAGACTTCAATCCGGTTCACTTTTTATTAAGAGCTTCTGGGATTCTATTATTTGCTCTCGGGCTATTCATTATTTTCTGGGGCATGTATTCGCTGAGAAAAGCGGTTTTTGTCCCGGGGAATAAATTGGCAGCTGCCGGTCCTTTTAAGTACGTCCGCCATCCCATGTACCTCGGCGGGGTCATCGGCGCGCTCGGACTTGCGCTGTTTGCAGGTTCGCTGCTCGGCGCCGTTTATTCGTTCGTGCTGGCGCTTGTGCTGTCGCATATCGCGGATGCTGAGGAGGAGGAGCTGAGGGCGAGGTTTGGGGAAGAGTATGTTGGGTATGTGGGAAAGGTTCCAAAGCTCTTGCCGCGCGTTCGGAGAAATAAGATGCAATGA
- a CDS encoding ABC transporter ATP-binding protein, which produces MGRLVLHGVTKKFNDFLAVSDVNLEVADGEFVCLLGPSGCGKTTLLRLAAGLDSPTGGELLLDGKRIEGVNKECGFVFQEYVLFPWRTVKGNIEFGPEVKGVRKEERERISRYYIELVGLSGFESHYPHELSGGMKQRVGIARAYANNPKLLLMDEPFGALDAQTRNLMQAELLRIWEKEHKSALFVTHSVDEAVYLADRIAVMTARPGTVKEVFDVTLPRPRVRTSLESNIVRDRVLRSLGSEIAQAMK; this is translated from the coding sequence ATGGGAAGATTAGTCCTGCACGGCGTAACCAAGAAATTCAACGATTTTCTTGCGGTTTCTGATGTAAATCTTGAAGTTGCTGACGGTGAGTTTGTGTGCCTTCTTGGTCCGAGCGGGTGCGGAAAAACCACGCTCCTGCGCCTGGCTGCCGGGCTTGATTCGCCGACAGGTGGGGAACTCCTGCTTGATGGGAAAAGGATAGAGGGCGTAAATAAGGAGTGCGGTTTTGTGTTCCAGGAATATGTACTGTTCCCTTGGAGGACTGTGAAAGGAAATATCGAGTTCGGACCTGAAGTGAAAGGGGTGCGGAAAGAGGAACGTGAGCGGATTTCAAGATATTATATCGAACTTGTGGGATTGAGCGGGTTTGAGAGCCATTATCCGCATGAATTGTCGGGAGGGATGAAGCAGAGAGTTGGAATAGCAAGGGCATATGCAAATAACCCCAAGCTATTGTTGATGGATGAACCATTCGGCGCACTGGATGCGCAGACAAGAAATCTCATGCAGGCTGAGCTTCTGAGGATCTGGGAGAAAGAGCACAAGAGCGCGCTTTTTGTAACGCACAGCGTGGATGAGGCGGTTTATCTTGCAGACAGGATTGCCGTGATGACAGCAAGACCCGGGACTGTGAAGGAAGTTTTTGATGTCACTTTACCAAGACCGAGGGTGAGAACGAGCCTTGAATCTAATATTGTCAGGGATAGAGTGTTGAGGTCGCTGGGCAGTGAGATAGCGCAGGCGATGAAATAG
- a CDS encoding 50S ribosomal protein L16 has translation MARKPARMYRNITQRSYTRREYMGGVPGSKIVTYDMGNLKDEFPVHISIRAKEACQIRHSALEAARISANRILLEALGLPNYHLKIRVFPHQVLRENKQATGAGADRVSQGMRLAFGKAVGTAARVSAGQKLMTVQINPASFKLAKKSLLSAGHKLPTPISVVVEKGQELILT, from the coding sequence ATGGCAAGAAAACCAGCAAGAATGTACAGGAATATAACCCAGCGCTCGTACACAAGGCGCGAATACATGGGCGGTGTCCCTGGAAGCAAAATCGTAACGTATGACATGGGAAACTTAAAAGATGAATTCCCGGTGCACATTTCCATCAGAGCAAAAGAAGCATGCCAGATACGGCATAGCGCACTTGAAGCCGCCCGCATATCTGCTAACAGGATATTGCTTGAAGCTCTAGGGCTGCCCAATTACCATCTGAAAATCAGGGTTTTCCCGCATCAAGTCCTGAGGGAGAATAAACAGGCAACAGGAGCAGGTGCAGACCGAGTTTCGCAGGGAATGCGCCTGGCGTTTGGAAAGGCTGTGGGCACAGCAGCACGGGTGAGCGCGGGTCAAAAATTAATGACAGTGCAAATCAACCCTGCAAGTTTCAAACTGGCAAAAAAATCACTTTTATCAGCAGGGCACAAACTCCCGACTCCTATCAGTGTGGTAGTGGAGAAGGGGCAGGAATTGATCTTAACTTGA
- a CDS encoding flavodoxin domain-containing protein: MSNKKKILIAYASRTGNTEKLAQAIADGVKKVEGIAVEIRRAKDVKPGEAISADGYAFGSHSAFEYMAGEIKTLFEELYYVRDKVSGKPVLLFTTGMGGQVAALESMDKVVGVFNPRWIKPGVAVEGAPREADSAKAMDMGKKLAVAVKK; encoded by the coding sequence ATGAGCAATAAAAAGAAAATCCTGATAGCATATGCCTCCAGGACAGGGAATACCGAAAAACTCGCACAGGCAATAGCAGACGGTGTTAAAAAAGTGGAGGGGATAGCAGTCGAGATAAGAAGGGCAAAGGATGTCAAACCGGGTGAAGCAATATCAGCCGATGGATATGCCTTCGGGTCTCATTCTGCCTTTGAATACATGGCTGGCGAGATTAAAACGCTTTTCGAGGAGCTCTACTATGTAAGAGATAAGGTGAGTGGAAAACCTGTCCTGCTTTTCACAACCGGTATGGGCGGGCAGGTGGCTGCGCTTGAATCCATGGATAAGGTAGTGGGTGTGTTCAATCCGCGCTGGATTAAACCTGGCGTGGCTGTGGAAGGGGCGCCGCGGGAAGCAGACAGTGCAAAGGCAATGGATATGGGGAAAAAACTGGCAGTAGCTGTGAAGAAATAG